Proteins encoded within one genomic window of Halogeometricum sp. S1BR25-6:
- a CDS encoding ABC transporter ATP-binding protein — translation MSTQYTRRESKDDGRSAHNVLEISNASVAFAMERGDARVLDDVSINVRQGEVLGVVGESGSGKSMLADSMLDAIDSPGTLTGDVTFHPPEGGDPIAVNQLSKEELRQFRWERVSMVVQGALDSFNPTLSIGDHFVETLRAHDYDVAEGMERARQLISDVHLEPDRILDAYPYELSGGMTQRALIALSLLLDPDVLVMDEPTAALDLLMQQSILKLLSELKEEYDLTIVIVTHDLSHVARISDRLAVMYAFEILELGPVGDIVANPSHPYTRELLNSIPDIDADLDEMASIEGTSPDPLNVPKGCSYHPRCPLADEQCRETNPDLFEVSGDHSAACFYSDEARETIPLKKEVTK, via the coding sequence ATGTCGACTCAGTACACCAGACGCGAGAGCAAGGACGACGGCCGGTCGGCACACAACGTGCTCGAGATATCGAACGCGAGCGTCGCGTTCGCGATGGAGCGGGGGGATGCCCGCGTTCTCGACGATGTCTCGATAAACGTCCGGCAGGGAGAGGTGCTCGGCGTCGTCGGCGAGTCGGGGTCGGGGAAGTCGATGCTGGCGGACTCGATGCTCGACGCCATCGACTCGCCCGGGACGCTCACCGGCGACGTTACGTTCCATCCGCCCGAAGGGGGCGACCCGATAGCGGTCAATCAACTGAGCAAGGAGGAACTGCGCCAGTTCCGCTGGGAGCGGGTGTCGATGGTCGTCCAGGGGGCGCTCGACTCGTTCAACCCGACGCTCAGCATCGGCGACCACTTCGTCGAGACGCTCCGCGCGCACGACTACGACGTAGCCGAGGGGATGGAGCGAGCGCGACAACTCATCTCGGACGTCCACCTCGAACCGGACCGCATCCTCGACGCCTACCCGTACGAACTGAGCGGCGGGATGACCCAGCGCGCCCTCATCGCGCTGAGTCTTCTTCTCGACCCGGACGTGCTGGTGATGGACGAACCCACCGCGGCGCTGGACCTGCTGATGCAGCAGTCGATTCTGAAGCTCCTCTCGGAGCTGAAAGAGGAGTACGACCTCACCATCGTCATCGTCACCCACGACCTGAGCCACGTCGCCCGCATCTCGGACCGACTGGCCGTGATGTACGCCTTCGAGATTCTCGAACTCGGTCCGGTGGGGGACATCGTGGCGAACCCCTCGCACCCCTACACGAGGGAGCTTCTCAACTCGATTCCCGACATCGACGCCGATTTAGACGAGATGGCGTCCATCGAGGGAACCAGTCCCGACCCCCTGAACGTCCCGAAGGGCTGTTCGTACCACCCGCGGTGTCCGCTCGCCGACGAGCAGTGCCGCGAAACCAATCCCGACCTCTTCGAGGTGTCGGGGGACCACAGCGCCGCGTGCTTCTACTCCGACGAGGCGCGCGAGACCATTCCGCTGAAAAAGGAGGTGACGAAATGA
- a CDS encoding ABC transporter ATP-binding protein has protein sequence MSSRPLLEVDDLSVHFGGDSGILDRFLGDNKGVVRAVDGVSLDIGENDVVALVGESGCGKTTLGKTMIGLQRPTSGAVRFRGQDIWKSDLEPGDIPYKDIRKSLQMVHQDAGNSLDPNRTIFKNLNPALKKWRPELNLVERRELVHQMLDTVGLTPADDYASRYPHQLSGGEAQRTVIVRSMLLEPDLILADEAVSALDVSLRVNLMDLLLELQEMFSTSFVFISHNMANARYLAGRADGRIAVMYLGRIVEIGPADEIIKNPQHPYTKSLLWATSGLSEINDPIESPPVRKIDIPDPENPPSGCRFHTRCPEAREFCTGNDPQLEGMTGSSDRHETACFEAHERVEYRNSAPLPDDPEDVDATGRPADAD, from the coding sequence ATGAGCTCCCGCCCGCTCTTGGAGGTGGACGACCTGAGCGTCCACTTCGGCGGCGACAGCGGGATACTCGACCGCTTCCTCGGCGACAACAAGGGCGTCGTTCGCGCCGTCGACGGCGTCTCCCTCGACATCGGCGAGAACGACGTGGTCGCACTCGTCGGCGAGTCGGGGTGCGGGAAGACGACGCTCGGCAAGACGATGATCGGCCTCCAGCGCCCCACTTCGGGCGCCGTCCGCTTCCGCGGGCAGGACATCTGGAAGTCCGACCTCGAACCGGGCGACATCCCCTACAAGGACATCCGCAAGTCCCTCCAGATGGTCCATCAGGACGCCGGCAATTCGCTGGACCCCAACCGCACGATATTCAAGAACCTCAACCCCGCGCTGAAGAAGTGGCGCCCGGAACTCAACCTCGTCGAGCGCCGGGAACTCGTCCATCAGATGCTCGATACGGTCGGTCTCACGCCCGCCGACGACTACGCCTCGCGCTACCCGCACCAACTCTCCGGCGGGGAGGCCCAGCGCACCGTCATCGTCCGGTCGATGCTCCTCGAACCGGACCTCATCCTGGCCGACGAGGCCGTTTCGGCGCTCGACGTCTCACTGCGCGTGAACCTGATGGACCTGCTCTTGGAACTGCAGGAGATGTTCAGCACGTCGTTCGTCTTCATCTCGCACAACATGGCGAACGCCCGCTATCTCGCCGGCCGCGCCGACGGTCGCATCGCCGTGATGTACCTCGGGCGCATCGTCGAAATCGGTCCCGCGGACGAGATAATAAAGAACCCCCAGCACCCCTATACGAAGAGCCTCCTGTGGGCCACCTCCGGTCTCTCGGAGATAAACGACCCCATCGAGTCGCCGCCGGTCAGGAAGATAGACATCCCGGACCCGGAGAACCCGCCCAGCGGCTGTCGGTTCCACACGCGCTGTCCCGAGGCGCGCGAGTTCTGCACGGGGAACGACCCCCAACTCGAAGGGATGACCGGTTCGAGCGACAGACACGAGACGGCCTGCTTCGAGGCACACGAACGCGTCGAGTACCGCAACAGCGCGCCGCTTCCCGACGACCCCGAGGACGTCGACGCGACCGG
- a CDS encoding ABC transporter substrate-binding protein, producing MDSQTSGESDEWISDDEWEDVSPQTRRRLLRNAFGATAGVAALAGCSGEDDQSTPTPLQNEGDGGGGTSTDSGTADGGSSGKTLDHIISLAPTNARFNPYGNATNWSFRWYWAMFDQLAVHDKVANKTKGMVIEDWNYADNGQVTWNVRDSYTWHNGDDLTAEDVATQLKIGQLMQTVHKGYGAQPLYENVETTGKYELTFDLKEADISREIFEFGHMKRRAWLWAHRDIWGKYAEMFDDATTEDARTSAQQEMMQAVQKEVWDNSNVPGNSVWEFVSGEENIAYFEPYDDYYSPFSDAEWADGDITGDMIDYNLRWHRYPNQQQRTQAMKQGTIDVSYPPDSESAREGIREKGWGPADDLSTDQITPSMRSGSMCTLFNCQSDITGDPRVRKAIHHIVPRKPLVAWVPDYESYWVEDRIPSGMGQDKEVPWYGGNSNWPNGALTDLERYAHTKDDVDKERATQLLEAAGFSKSGGRWQDSDGNNITLRFYTATSGEEPMALRFAQIAKSYLDNFGLQTEVTAQEATIRAGKTLESGNWEMLFDTWGGAKSGPAFLDFSTTFQLQQTLSGQPIGTNDNWAMNRKVEVPYPIGDPTGDLQEVDVIDKLNRLQTRMSDEKRRQTIGEMAWIFNQSLPMMLVNEEGGTGGYWLDHSKWQTQPPNNNRNPAYRYEIVEVGQYSYCQYMAKTGTEYFGPAEGGQ from the coding sequence ATGGATTCGCAAACTAGTGGTGAGTCCGACGAGTGGATCAGCGACGACGAGTGGGAGGACGTGTCTCCGCAGACGCGCCGTCGTCTGCTCAGGAACGCTTTCGGGGCGACGGCGGGCGTCGCCGCACTCGCGGGGTGTAGTGGAGAGGACGACCAATCGACGCCGACACCGCTCCAGAACGAGGGTGACGGCGGCGGAGGGACGTCGACTGACTCGGGGACCGCGGACGGGGGTTCGTCCGGGAAGACGCTCGACCACATCATCTCGCTCGCGCCGACGAACGCCCGGTTCAACCCCTACGGCAACGCGACGAACTGGTCGTTCCGGTGGTACTGGGCCATGTTCGACCAGCTCGCGGTCCACGACAAGGTGGCGAACAAGACGAAAGGGATGGTCATCGAGGACTGGAATTACGCCGACAACGGGCAGGTCACGTGGAACGTCCGCGATTCGTACACGTGGCACAACGGCGACGACCTGACGGCGGAGGACGTGGCCACGCAGCTGAAGATCGGACAGCTGATGCAGACGGTCCACAAGGGGTACGGCGCCCAACCGCTCTACGAGAACGTCGAGACGACCGGAAAGTACGAGCTCACGTTCGACCTGAAGGAGGCGGACATCAGCCGCGAGATATTCGAGTTCGGGCACATGAAGCGCCGCGCGTGGCTCTGGGCTCACCGGGACATCTGGGGCAAGTACGCCGAGATGTTCGACGACGCCACGACGGAGGACGCGCGGACCTCCGCCCAGCAGGAGATGATGCAGGCGGTGCAAAAGGAGGTGTGGGACAACTCGAACGTCCCCGGAAACTCCGTCTGGGAGTTCGTCAGTGGCGAGGAGAACATCGCGTACTTCGAGCCCTACGACGACTACTACAGCCCGTTCAGCGACGCCGAATGGGCGGACGGCGACATCACCGGGGACATGATCGACTACAACCTCCGGTGGCACCGCTACCCGAACCAGCAACAGCGAACGCAGGCGATGAAGCAGGGCACCATCGACGTCAGTTATCCGCCGGACTCCGAGTCCGCTCGGGAGGGCATCCGAGAGAAGGGCTGGGGCCCCGCCGACGACCTCTCGACGGATCAGATCACTCCCTCGATGCGGAGCGGATCGATGTGCACGCTGTTCAACTGCCAGAGCGACATCACTGGCGACCCGCGCGTCCGCAAGGCGATTCACCACATCGTCCCGCGGAAACCGCTGGTCGCGTGGGTTCCCGATTACGAGTCCTACTGGGTGGAAGACCGGATCCCCTCCGGCATGGGTCAGGACAAGGAGGTTCCCTGGTACGGCGGGAACTCGAACTGGCCGAACGGAGCGCTCACGGATTTAGAGCGGTACGCCCACACGAAAGACGACGTCGACAAGGAACGGGCCACGCAACTGCTCGAAGCCGCCGGATTCTCCAAGTCGGGTGGTCGCTGGCAGGACTCCGACGGGAACAACATCACGCTCCGGTTCTACACGGCGACGTCCGGCGAGGAACCCATGGCCCTGCGCTTCGCGCAGATAGCGAAGTCCTACCTGGACAACTTCGGCCTCCAGACGGAGGTCACGGCGCAGGAGGCTACTATCCGCGCCGGGAAGACGCTCGAATCCGGCAACTGGGAGATGCTGTTCGACACCTGGGGCGGCGCGAAGTCCGGCCCAGCGTTCCTCGACTTCTCGACGACGTTCCAACTCCAGCAGACGCTCTCCGGACAGCCGATCGGAACGAACGACAACTGGGCGATGAACAGGAAGGTTGAGGTGCCGTATCCGATAGGCGACCCGACGGGCGACCTCCAGGAGGTCGACGTCATCGACAAACTCAACCGACTCCAGACGCGGATGTCCGACGAGAAGCGCCGACAGACGATCGGCGAGATGGCGTGGATATTCAACCAGTCGCTGCCGATGATGCTGGTGAACGAGGAAGGCGGAACCGGCGGCTACTGGCTGGACCACAGCAAGTGGCAGACCCAACCCCCGAACAACAACCGGAACCCGGCGTACCGCTACGAAATCGTCGAGGTCGGGCAGTACTCGTACTGCCAGTACATGGCGAAGACGGGAACCGAATACTTCGGACCCGCAGAAGGGGGACAGTGA
- a CDS encoding ABC transporter permease subunit codes for MVEKNYYVRRIVQSLVTVLAAITFSFVTIRLIPGGPMDYIAAQIRQRSGGSVSTARLNQMVEMYSNVNPSKPMWEAYVDYIVSVAQLDFGRSIFYADPVWDVLGPAIPWTMFVSLFALVIGTVMVFLIGGFLAVHEGDTWDVVGSYFVIFSDAVPYYVVGLVLLFVFGFGTEFFPNGGRYDNSLTPGFNIEFMASVLRHAALPIMSFALTSWGGLEFRAHCTRIIGEDYVDVAELRGLPDSRIQLRYIGWNSMLPMYTGLMAGLASLFGGSVIMEQIFRYRGMGFYFYEATMARDYTTVMAAVILFTVVTVIGLLIADFTYGFIDPRAGHSQRESYSRSYREQFQRFVNRLRNGRGEESETIDDRIQDSRVSKSGAMSFDVEQSDFSRGDYVRERIDQSLLTPFRIIWTSPRARVGAIILAIFGFMGLFGPYLVRPVDPMQGPILLQPLENLAYPLGTDDIGRDLFAQQVRATRPMLIMMLSGAAVTLGLAILLGVTAGYLGGLIDKVLMTITDVMMNIPGLALVIVLAVILSPKSPVFVGVILAVDNWPRLARQLRSQVLTIRGEAHVEASRVLGLPTKSILSKNVMSRLMPMLTMGTVGSMRNILMESVGLYFLGILPFTTNNWGIVLNIARNGGALSGVDRFHWLLAPILFIVTMTYGLQLFAQGTDRLFNPRLRARHAATVSTDETEEEGRGGSSASAAD; via the coding sequence ATGGTAGAGAAGAACTACTACGTCAGGCGGATAGTACAGTCTTTAGTGACTGTATTGGCGGCGATCACGTTCTCGTTCGTGACGATACGTCTCATCCCCGGTGGGCCGATGGACTACATCGCCGCACAGATACGGCAGCGCTCCGGCGGATCGGTTTCGACGGCGCGCCTCAACCAGATGGTCGAGATGTACTCGAACGTTAATCCCTCGAAGCCGATGTGGGAGGCGTACGTCGATTACATCGTCTCGGTGGCGCAACTGGACTTCGGCCGGTCGATATTCTACGCCGACCCGGTCTGGGACGTGCTCGGCCCGGCGATTCCGTGGACGATGTTCGTCTCGCTGTTCGCGCTCGTCATCGGGACGGTGATGGTGTTCCTCATCGGCGGCTTCCTCGCCGTCCACGAGGGCGACACCTGGGACGTCGTCGGGAGCTACTTCGTCATCTTCTCCGACGCGGTACCCTACTACGTCGTCGGACTCGTGCTCCTGTTCGTGTTCGGATTCGGGACGGAGTTCTTCCCCAACGGGGGGCGCTACGACAACTCCCTGACGCCCGGATTCAACATCGAGTTCATGGCCAGCGTACTCAGACACGCCGCGTTGCCCATCATGTCCTTCGCGCTCACCTCGTGGGGCGGCCTTGAGTTCCGCGCGCACTGTACGCGGATCATCGGCGAGGACTATGTGGACGTGGCCGAACTCCGGGGACTCCCCGACAGCAGGATCCAACTGCGGTACATCGGCTGGAACTCGATGCTCCCGATGTACACGGGCCTCATGGCCGGCCTCGCCAGCCTCTTCGGCGGGTCGGTCATCATGGAGCAGATATTCCGCTACCGCGGCATGGGCTTTTACTTCTACGAGGCCACGATGGCGCGGGATTACACGACGGTGATGGCGGCGGTCATCCTCTTCACCGTCGTCACCGTCATCGGCCTCCTCATCGCCGACTTCACCTACGGCTTCATCGACCCCCGCGCCGGCCACAGCCAACGGGAGTCCTACTCGCGTTCGTACCGCGAACAGTTCCAGCGGTTCGTCAACCGCCTCCGGAACGGTCGCGGCGAGGAGAGCGAGACCATCGACGACCGCATTCAGGACAGTCGCGTCTCGAAGAGCGGCGCGATGAGCTTCGACGTCGAGCAGTCGGACTTCTCGCGCGGCGACTACGTTCGCGAGCGCATCGACCAAAGCCTCCTGACGCCGTTCCGCATTATCTGGACGTCGCCGCGGGCCCGCGTCGGCGCGATCATCCTCGCAATATTCGGGTTCATGGGGCTGTTCGGACCGTACCTCGTTCGGCCCGTCGACCCGATGCAGGGGCCGATTCTTCTGCAACCGCTGGAGAACCTGGCCTACCCGCTCGGCACCGACGACATCGGCCGCGACCTCTTCGCCCAGCAGGTGCGGGCGACGCGTCCGATGCTCATCATGATGCTGTCGGGCGCGGCGGTGACGCTCGGTCTCGCCATCCTCCTCGGCGTCACCGCAGGCTACCTCGGCGGCCTCATCGACAAGGTGCTGATGACCATCACGGACGTGATGATGAACATCCCCGGCTTGGCGCTGGTCATCGTCCTCGCCGTCATCCTCTCGCCGAAGAGTCCGGTGTTCGTCGGGGTCATCCTCGCCGTCGACAACTGGCCGCGGCTGGCGCGACAGCTCCGTTCGCAGGTGCTCACCATCCGCGGCGAGGCGCACGTCGAGGCCTCCCGCGTCCTCGGCCTGCCGACCAAGAGCATCCTCTCGAAGAACGTCATGTCCCGGCTCATGCCGATGCTGACGATGGGGACGGTCGGCTCGATGCGGAACATCCTCATGGAGTCGGTCGGCCTGTACTTCCTGGGCATCCTCCCCTTCACGACGAACAACTGGGGCATCGTGCTCAACATCGCCCGCAACGGCGGCGCGCTCTCGGGCGTGGACCGGTTCCACTGGCTCCTCGCGCCCATCCTGTTCATCGTCACGATGACGTACGGGCTCCAACTGTTCGCGCAGGGGACCGACCGCCTGTTCAACCCCCGCCTCCGCGCGCGGCACGCGGCGACCGTCTCGACCGACGAGACGGAGGAGGAAGGCCGCGGCGGGTCGTCCGCCTCCGCGGCCGACTGA